The DNA region TTCAAGAATGCCTTTATTTGCAAAGCTTTTTTACTTCTTACACATATTTTGGTTTACAAAGCCGTTAGTAACAGACAATGTGAAAACAGCGAATCGATTCGGAAACGACCTAACTTTTTATCTAATGGAACAAGTGTATGCCATGAAACCTAAATTAGCAGCGTTGGAAGCTAAAACCAAAGAGATGGAACTTGATCTAGCTGTTGAAAAGAAACAGACAGAGACTCTGCAAAGTCGTGAGTTCATGACTGTGTTTCAAGTGGAATCTGATCcttcattttgtatttcaaataaataatcaaattttaatttctttaacaGGTAAAGATTTTAGATGTGAGTATTCACCTTTCTTTTAATTCTTTACTTATCATTATTCtaaaaggaaaatgttttacaatgtgTAAAATAAAACTCATATTTATCTGTAGAACttgtaatttaaagaaagaaatgaaataattaaagaataaactTCTTGAAttgcaatgaaaaaattatgctTAGCTTGAATAAAAAAGGGTAGATAGTTTCTTCGAATATAAAGGCAATAATAGTTCAGTCGGGTACACTTGATACAATGGTTTGTCATATATGTTCATATAGTGTTCTCTTAACCAAAATACCTATCTTCTGAATTAAATGACATGtttcgatatatatatatatatatatatatatatatatatatatatatatatatatatatatatatatatatatatatatatatatatatatatatatattctttaaaaaatccacCATAGTATTGATTTCGTTGTGTTTAGGTGAATCAGGGGTCGTTGGAATACACACCGACCCTCGCCCTAGCTGGCCACACACACAAAGCGTTACTTTCCAAACTCCATTTGAGGCGAAGCCGACCGTGACGTATGGCCTGTATCTTCTGGATACTGGACACACCAGAAACACCAGGGTAACAACGGAAGTCACTGATATTACCAAAACTGGACTCCAGGTTAAACTGAATACTTGGGATAATACAGAGTTATTTGGAGCCAGAATCAGTTGGATGGCATGTGGACAGTAATATAGGCACGTGCCCACAACATCATTTTTTGAGGATATGTTTTGCTGTATTTTTAATACTGGAAAATCTTGTAATTCAAAACATTCGTTCGTTTTTATTATGGTGCACACATGTTGAAGATATACCATTGATATTGTAATAAATGAATGTACGTACACAAGGAAGACGTTGCATTTCCTAGTTCAACAAATACACTGTTAAACAATAGCATCTATTAGTTAAACATGTTATGAAGTATTACTGCTAAATAATCTTGGATTGTGAAATGCGGTTAATTTACATGAGCAGGAGTTATGGGCCATTCTGTAACGGATATCACCTTCTATCGAAGGTtatcataaaacatatatatttcctCAAA from Crassostrea angulata isolate pt1a10 chromosome 7, ASM2561291v2, whole genome shotgun sequence includes:
- the LOC128157004 gene encoding uncharacterized protein LOC128157004 isoform X1, which codes for MFCRKMSPLRIMLLLATMVAIIEAVSSQPLVTDNVKTANRFGNDLTFYLMEQVYAMKPKLAALEAKTKEMELDLAVEKKQTETLQSRKDFRCESGVVGIHTDPRPSWPHTQSVTFQTPFEAKPTVTYGLYLLDTGHTRNTRVTTEVTDITKTGLQVKLNTWDNTELFGARISWMACGQ